One Phyllopteryx taeniolatus isolate TA_2022b chromosome 20, UOR_Ptae_1.2, whole genome shotgun sequence genomic window, CTatcgactgttttttttttccgattgTGAAGTTATATCATGACAATCTATAAAAtcaattttgaaataaaaatgatcatttataTAGAATATATCAAGCATACTACCAGAGTGGAACTTGTGTTTAGCACGTCGACTTACAGTGAAATGTTTCGattgttgtttttgacaatGACACTATCAACTATGAGAGTGACACATCCACTTATgttaatttatttgcaaatgtaGATCAGAAGAGGAGGTAAATGGGGAGAGATTGTTTTCCTTGCTATTGTACTATTGAtattattctttgtttttttgtttgtctctcCTACTTGTTCTTTTTAGCCACTTTTAGCGATGAGGCTTCTCTATCTGCTGTATCTGCTCTGCTTGGCTGCTTGTGTGGCTTCCAGAGGAAGAGACTGGGCTCATCATGGTGCGCCCATGTTTGCTGACCTGACACCTCGCGAGATGAAAGCCGTCCGGGCTTACCTCCATGGCATTGCAGAATTTGGACTCGCtgatgttaaaaatgtgtctctcaaaaagaacagcatctTGATGATGGAGCTCCAAGTGCCGAGAAAGCACGAAGCTTTGAGAGCTTTGGACCGTGGTCAGGCCAAACCTCCACGTCAAGCCCGTGTGATTATCCAGTTTGCGAACCAAGCCAAGCCGAATATCACTGAGTTTATTGTCGGCCCGCTACCATCTCCAAATTCTCATGAGGTCAAGAGGTTCAAAGGAGATAGGCCTATCCCATTTGAGTCTAGGCCCTTGACTACATCAGAGTATCATTACCTCAATCACAGCATTGGCAAAATCACAGCTAAAGCTCACAAGCTTCTGTTCGAGACCACGGGAGGATTTACATTCACAAACTGCGCTGATCGCTGTTTGTATTATATCGACATAGCTCCAAGAGGGCTGGCATCGGGTGAGAGGAGGTCCTGGATAATGTTGGTCAAGTTTGTGGAAGGATATTATATCCATCCAATTGGGTTTGAGATACTGCTCAACCATAAAGACTTGGATCCAGATAAGTGGGCTGTTGAGAAGGTGTGGTACAACAGTATGTTCTTCGATACTGTGGAGGAGTTGGTAGAAAAGTATGAATCAGGAGCTGTGGAGAAGGTCAGTCTACCCCATCATGATGACAATGATCACTACTCCACCTACATTCCACGGGGTCAAAGCAACACTCCCACTAATATCCACGGCCCAAAACTTGTAGAACCTCAGGGCCATCGCTATCATATTGATCGCAACTTTGTTGAATATGCCGGATGGTCGTTCGCCTACAGAGTGCGCTCATCAGCCGGTCTTCAGGTCTTTGACGTCCGTTTTAATGGAGAAAGGATTGCCTATGAGATCAGCCTCCAAGAAGCTATTGCTTTCTATTCTGGTGACACCCCTGCAGCCatgcaaacaaaatacattgatGCTGGTTGGGCCATGGGTTCCGTTTCATTTGAGCTAGCCCCTGGAATCGACTGTCCAGAAATTGCCACCTTTGTTGACCTTCACCACTACTTTGACACAGACAAACCAGTGCGCTATAGAAATGCACTCTGTATTTTTGAGATGACCACAGCTTTGCCTTTGAGAAGACATTTCAACGCATTCAGTGGAGGGTATAACTTCTATGGAGGACTAGACAACACTGTATTGGTATTACGGACCACTTCAACTGTTTTCAACTATGATTACATCTGGGATTTCATCTTCTATCAAAATGGGGTGATGGAGGTAAAGGTCAGCGCCACTGGTTATATCCATGCTACTTTCTTTACGCCAAATGGACTTCAGTATGGCCGCAAGGTGTACAACTATGTGCTGGGAAACCTGCACACGCATCTTATCAATTACAAAGTTGACCTGGATATTGCTGGTAAGAAGGAAATATTAAAACTGGCTGAAAAACTAATTCCTTGTTCAAATTAGTTAATTCAATATTAGAACAAAACTGATcagaatacagtgaacccccgctaggACCAAGCACCGCCGGGAATAGcgaaaatcaaataattgacatcCACCCAAAAACGTTTGGAGTTGCCTAAGGATGCAACAAgttggcggcaaagcacttttttcaaTCAGATAATGTGATTGAttgcctgactaaatgaagctcctcccctcacttcaaaaTAAGTCCTTGGCTCCATGAGGCCAACAAAGCAAAATTTTTATATTGGACATGGCTTTGGTTCAAACacatgaacaaataaacaaaaacaaaagctttttcagcaaataatggaggGTAGGTTCCCAAAATCAATCCATAACttggtgaatttgcaaatactAGCCCTGACTACgcgggttcactgtacagtggaacctctgtgGTCAATACAAAATCAAAGACCTTGTATTATTGTAGACTCatgccatattgtactgagcagccaggacagaccACTATCACTTTCACAATAAGTTCCGTTTctgattatattattattattatatataattctGCTTGTCTGTGGTgaaagcacaaaaaaagaaaacattttaaatcatcaacaTGCATGACTGCGGTTTGAATGTGGTTTATGAACAACTCTAAGTATATTTGGACTGAAAAATGTGACTGAACTTCGACCTTAgagtttccactgtatttaGAATTACATAAATAATGGATGAATCAGCACATTTGtagtctattaaaaaaaattgttctgcAATAATTGAGCAAGAGTTAATGCATTACAAATTAACACTCATGCTACTTACGTTATTGCTGGGgcattgtttacatttgtttacatacagtaaatggttACAATTTTGTTACCATCTTACCTCTGAGGTTtttcatattgttttatttcaataattcacttttacttttaatcaaatcatttaaatagtACAAATGAAAGGACACGGAGTGCATTATTGTTCCAAGTCCAAATAAGATTGACTTTACTAGTCATAAAGATTACAGAGTTCTCACATAGCACTAGGCTGAAAACAAAACTACACGCATTCAACTTAAATCTAATCACTGAGATCTGCTAAAAGATAAGCGCTGACCACAATGGATGCTTTAGTGTGCAATGTAAAGGCTGATGCTTCTAAGTGTATTTCTACTGACAATGATTTGCTTTGACACAGGTCGAGAGAACAACATTCAgactttggatttgaaatatgtcAACTTCACAAATCCCTGGAGCCCCAAGAATTTCATCGTCCAGTCCAAACTCAGTTGGACTGAACGCAAGACGGAGCGTTCTGCCGCATTCCGCTATGGCAAGAAGTTCCCTCGCTATGTACATTTTTACAAccctaatgagaaaaataagtgGGGACATCAAAAGGGCTACCGTATTCAGTTAAACTCGCACGGCGACAGTGTGCTACCAAGAGGCTGGCAAGAAGAAAATGGCATCAGTTGGTCAAGGTAATTACTTTACATATgggaaaaagtacatttacattttggggTTCAATGGACCTCACTTGAACATTTGGATGCAAAATTGATTTTGGACTGTgactgttccaatacatttctCGCAAGAAAAACATGATTGTTATTTTCCGTAACTTAGCATGTGTTGGACCATGAATTGGTTCTGTCTATGACGGACAGATAATACAATAAACACATTGTCGCAGATATCCTCTGGCTGTTACTCGCCATAAAGACAGTGAGGCCACCAGCAGCAGTCTTTATAACCAGAATGACCCCTGGAAACCTGTGGTGGCATTTGAGGACTACATTCGCAACAATGAAGAGATCGTCAAccaggtaaaaataaacaaaaacacacacacaaaaaaattaatatcaaCATCATATACATAGATTACTCAGTcgtgtttttgatgaacattcccATTTTGTTCACATTAGAGGAACAATGTCAAAAACCAAGAATGTCCCTAAGTCCAGCATTAAACTAGTATAAATATGCAAACACTGTTAAAAAATAGATAAGGGCATGTATTTTACAATCTTTATGGtaatgtttttgtagtgtagtgGAACCTCTAATCCATGCCCAGATGCTGGTTGACGTCCAAGTCAATTCATTAGTTCCATAGTCTGCATCAAAAAACTTGTTAACCATTAAGACATTTTAAGTGTGATTTTTAACACTCCTAATTCTAACTGATGGGAGTATTACAGGAAGTAGTTTTTGTGTCGGCAGGCAGCATAAGGACACATCTTGAGCTTTGTGGATGGTTTTGTTAATATGTGCAGTACTGCTTATGGTATTTTACACGCAGCATAGCATCTGGTTGgtaaaatatatgtatgtaatatatactttatatatatttaatttcgGGTGGttacatccacctcacagtacTGAAgttgggggttcgaatccgggctccggccttcttgtgtggagtttaaaTTGAACctatttacaaaaagaaaataataataatgacataaCACTCGTTTCACAAGTGTTTGTATCACCTGGTAACAGTCCCCGGTGCCCAGGAACTCCATTAAAGCCTGTGTAAATAGTTTGGCCCTACCAATTTTTGCATTGTAAAACGGCGTTGCAAAAAAGTAACACACACGCCTTCTTATAGTTGCACAAAACGAATCAATACTGTTGATGCACATGTCTAGTTGTACAGTTGGTCAgaggaaaaaggtttttttttgtttgtataccTTGGTTAGAATTTACTGGGACTGTCTGGAACACTTCATGAGTCATATCTGGTCTTGCAAAGTCAATGCAAATGCTGACATTTTCTTCTGTTTGCACTTTTACGCACATAAATTGAACATGTTATGTGGGCTGATGACAAATCTGAGAGTAATGTTTACTCTCCTGTGAGTAGGATCTGGTTGCCTGGGTTACGGTGGGCTTCCTGCATGTGCCTCATTCTGAAGACATCCCCAACACGGCAACACCAGGCAACGCGGTGGGCTTCTTCCTCCGACCCTTTAACTTCTTCGATGAGGACCCTTCGGCAGTATCCAGAAGCACGGTCATCGTCCGACCAGGACCGGACGGGAAGCCCAAAGTCCAACGGTGGACACCAGAAGTCATAGGTCATTGTGTGACAGACAAGCCATTCTTTTACAATGGCACTTATGCAGAAGTCTAGGAGATGTTGCTATTTTGGTGATATTACTATTTTAAGTGAGAGTGGGAAGGAGGCTTTGTGTTTGACTTGCCTGACACCGTGGGAAAGACAACACATAGGCAGTTGTACGTTTTAAACCTAACAAATATACACATCTAAGTACATGTTGGgtacatatatataattgaactgtttttgtattgatggaaaaaataatgaaaatagaacTGAAAATATTAACAACAAAAGTATCATATTATTTTCCACGGACCAAAAATAGCTTGAGCCCTGCTATTATTAGTTATTGATGCCCCCCACAAAAGTGTTTAAACTGTGCTGCAATTGCCTAAAATTGCCACAAGATGTCAACAAAGGattttgtcgaaatgaagctcctcaactcatttGAACAGTTCCTTGGTACCAAGCTGCTATGAGATTGCACCAAAACAATACTGTTGTTGATTGGCCCGAgtacaaaaaaagtgaataggTGCAAATAGGTTAGAAAACATTTTGCGACTAGTCAAATTCACAAATGCCGAACTGCTAATAAACCTGCATATTTGTATAGTACATTAGATGTTAGATTATGCAGTTGCCCCCAGATAATTTAGCCGATTGCGTTTAAGTCACTTAGTTGCGTATAAATCAGTAACCTTTTATTTCACATTACACTACATGTCGAAAAAAAGATGAGGTGATTGCTTCTGCCAATCCGATGAGACATTTCCATGGCTAAGGCTTAGCATTAACAGGCATGCAGGATTCAGGATGCTCCGTATCCGCACAGTTAGTGGTAAACCCGCTGGCACACAGCATGCACTGCTTGCCCTCTTGGCGGGAATGTTTTTACACGAAAGGCAACACGGTTCCGAGTGCAAACAGTCTGATACCGGATCCTTCGCACAAACAATCCAGGATACAACTTTGGTACCATGGTAACCAAACTATACAGTAGTaatgtgacaaaatatacaatttagGATGTTCTTTATATACAAATTCCTGACAGTGATGTCAAATAGTATTATTGTAAACACATActatagtcttttttttcttttcattcattttaaaatgtacgaCATCTTTTTAAAGGCTTTTGTATGTGTGGAAGTAAATAGCAACTGTTCACTTGCGTGAGAAAAAGGAATTGCCGAAATCTAAAAccgtttttatttgtgtgtcaaTGTTTTACAATGTGCATGTTAAAAGGGCCGAGTATGTGAGCTATGCACGCATTAGCCAATGAACAGTGGAGGGGAAGTGAACACAAACTAGAGTAACATGCATTCCTATCGCGATTGCCATGGAGATGACGGCCATGACGTCACAGCAGACGAGTTTTTAGGGATAAAACACACTGtatattcattttgaaattataaataatagaccgctgtttttatttagtaacGCAACAATGTTTTAATATGATTTGTCTGTCCTCATTTCTCTCTTAAAGCAGACATGTTTATTGTTTTACCTTAATAAAATGATGCTGAAGACATTTGAGGGATTAATTTTCTGAGTGTTTCAGTTTGTA contains:
- the aoc1 gene encoding amiloride-sensitive amine oxidase [copper-containing], whose translation is MRLLYLLYLLCLAACVASRGRDWAHHGAPMFADLTPREMKAVRAYLHGIAEFGLADVKNVSLKKNSILMMELQVPRKHEALRALDRGQAKPPRQARVIIQFANQAKPNITEFIVGPLPSPNSHEVKRFKGDRPIPFESRPLTTSEYHYLNHSIGKITAKAHKLLFETTGGFTFTNCADRCLYYIDIAPRGLASGERRSWIMLVKFVEGYYIHPIGFEILLNHKDLDPDKWAVEKVWYNSMFFDTVEELVEKYESGAVEKVSLPHHDDNDHYSTYIPRGQSNTPTNIHGPKLVEPQGHRYHIDRNFVEYAGWSFAYRVRSSAGLQVFDVRFNGERIAYEISLQEAIAFYSGDTPAAMQTKYIDAGWAMGSVSFELAPGIDCPEIATFVDLHHYFDTDKPVRYRNALCIFEMTTALPLRRHFNAFSGGYNFYGGLDNTVLVLRTTSTVFNYDYIWDFIFYQNGVMEVKVSATGYIHATFFTPNGLQYGRKVYNYVLGNLHTHLINYKVDLDIAGRENNIQTLDLKYVNFTNPWSPKNFIVQSKLSWTERKTERSAAFRYGKKFPRYVHFYNPNEKNKWGHQKGYRIQLNSHGDSVLPRGWQEENGISWSRYPLAVTRHKDSEATSSSLYNQNDPWKPVVAFEDYIRNNEEIVNQDLVAWVTVGFLHVPHSEDIPNTATPGNAVGFFLRPFNFFDEDPSAVSRSTVIVRPGPDGKPKVQRWTPEVIGHCVTDKPFFYNGTYAEV